Genomic segment of Panicum virgatum strain AP13 chromosome 2K, P.virgatum_v5, whole genome shotgun sequence:
GGCGTCCTTGGAGCCAGCATTATTTCTGACCTTGTACCTTGCAAATCGGCACCGCAACAACTTGAACAATGCAAATGAGAAGCATAAGTCTTTTTGTGGCTTTAGTGTTGATGTTGGAAGCATGTTATCCAACCTCCAAACTCTATCAATAGTCACCAGGCCATTGTTATGCAAACTTGTCCATGAGTCATCCTTGAAAACATACCCAAGGGGCTGCTTCTCCACGTGTCTTTTCTCTTCTCCCATAACCAGTAGTGGAGGAGGTGCATCCTCAACTACCACAAGTTCACCATGGTGACTTGTTTGTTGCGACGATTGTTGCTTCATGTACCCAGAAATAAGATGGGGATTGCGTCCGAGAGCAAAGGATTGTCGTGCCTTTTCAAATGCATAATATTTTAGTACCATTTTAGTAAATATGAGAGCAAAAGTCACCACTTCAAGGGAAATTCTAGCAATCATGTACTCGGGGTGCAATCTGTAGCGGTTGGTCAAGAGAATGATATAGCTGATACCAAGGTAAAAGGTCCAGACTCCCTTAACAAACAGCTCAAATGGAGGACCCATGCTCCCACCTTCTCTACCATCGACAGCAACTACTGCGCTGGTATTGATCATGATGATCTGAACAAGGGGTGCCCATACTACAACCAGCAGCGAGTGTACACTTGGCTGGCACTTTGCAAAAATCAACTGACTGGAGAAGTACTCCCCATTGTCCAAGTCATACGGCTCTGTGGCGTAGGCATTCTCACCTGCGCCCATGGGGACAACTGTGGAGATGATAGCCAAGAACAGGGTGTTGGTTCCAAGAAAGATAAACCTGGTGAGTCGATGGTGGCGATAACGCTGGCCATAGATGCCTATCCCAACTATGAGTCCAGCCAGAATGGCACCGGCGAGCTGCAGTGCGTTCACAAGCCATATCTTCCCTTGCATGCTCTTGTGGAATGAGGACACCAAATGCGAGCAGCTTATGGTGGAATTCCCTCCAGCCATGGGCCAGCTTATTTCCAAATGTCAAGGTTAGAACGAACGAACAAGCTGTTGGCACAAACAAGCAAGTAAGCATACATAAACCAGTCAGTGTTCATCATGTGTTTAATTCTAACCAGATCAACAACAGAAATGCCCACAAGTAGTTTACCGTGTAAGGTGGAGATCTAGCTGGCTGGCGCATGCAAGATCGATCTGGCTGCCTGCTGCCCGGCCGCTCGGAATAATATATGTTTCCTTATGGATGATTACGATGCCCTGCTCAGTTTCATCTTTATTCTTTGCTCCAGTGCGATGCTTCCTTtcacattcttttttttttctgaatgtgCTTACTTTTGCAGCTTTGCCTGCTCCCTATCATTGCATTTGATGCACATATATGTGATTACTGGCAAATATGTTCCTTTCTTCAGAAGCTGCCCGTCGTGGTCGTCGTCACAGAAACTCCATTTAGtaccccttttttttttcctctcccaCATGCCGTTTGCTCATGGAATGCCAGGGAAACGAAATACTGTTTTCCTTTCATATTTGATTGATGTATTCAGAAAGTGGAAACAAGAAGTTCATCTACGATCCTTCTGCATGGACTAGTAATTTAAGCGACATATAGATGTTATAAGTTTATTGATGAATTTAGGATCCAGGGTTAATCAAGATGATAGGGGTCCAACCAGTAGGCAGCAGCATCAGATGGCCGGCTgcgccagccgcgccgccgttggCGGGGTCGTCCACGTCCAGCAGCAGGTGCTCCCCGAGGTCATCATCACCTGAGGCTGAGCCCATTGTTGGACGGTGCCCCGCGCGTCGAGGAGCACCAAGGTGGTGGACACTGGAGCTAGGGGGAGACGGAGAGTGGATGCTGCGTGCTCTGCTCTCGGTGGAGGGAAATGGAaagggatggaggaggtggtggggatGGTGGTTCCGCTTTTGCAGGGGAGCGTCGGATCAATTTATCAATCAGATGGCGCCTCCTCCCGTGGCTTTTCCTTCCTGGGCAGGGCTCCAACTGAGGTGGGCGGCTTGTGGTGCGTGGGTGATGACTCGGCGCGGAACAACGGTGGCGTTTATTCGGTGGCCGCCGGTGATGCCGACGTCCGGCGGTAGACTCGTGTCGTGGGCTCGTGGTGCGGCAAATAATTGGCCTGGTGGGCGACTCGTCGGTCGGTCGGGTCaagttggagcacccacacggCGCAGCGCATAGCGTATCGATCGGCGCGTCGTTTTCTAGAACCCGTGCGCGATCCCGCGCACTGGAGGCTTTGAACCTCCCAATCTCTCTCTAGTGTGTGAGGACGCGTATGCGTGTGTGCGCGT
This window contains:
- the LOC120659570 gene encoding uncharacterized protein LOC120659570, with protein sequence MAGGNSTISCSHLVSSFHKSMQGKIWLVNALQLAGAILAGLIVGIGIYGQRYRHHRLTRFIFLGTNTLFLAIISTVVPMGAGENAYATEPYDLDNGEYFSSQLIFAKCQPSVHSLLVVVWAPLVQIIMINTSAVVAVDGREGGSMGPPFELFVKGVWTFYLGISYIILLTNRYRLHPEYMIARISLEVVTFALIFTKMVLKYYAFEKARQSFALGRNPHLISGYMKQQSSQQTSHHGELVVVEDAPPPLLVMGEEKRHVEKQPLGYVFKDDSWTSLHNNGLVTIDRVWRLDNMLPTSTLKPQKDLCFSFALFKLLRCRFARYKVRNNAGSKDAFSFFWSLLLKDGERDRVFLVISDELWFLHDYYYSSLPIYYSNYWLPILGIFISLLSLYKDIKKDAERVLAGYTAGGSLTLEARCQRLIKTLAANAKHEVLKEGARLGEQLVELMVVKGEDVAVWKLMAEFWSEMILYVAPSDNLNGHKEAIARGGELIRLLWVLLFHAGIVSKPGEEDGAAATSAGAV